tctcaacacaAGATCCCTGGCTCCACTATAGTCAAGAAGAATCGGGAGGATGGTGgctgtttttttaattagaccTTGATCGTTACCCTTATAGGAGTGGAATCCAGTTCGTCTGATAAAAAGGGAAAGCTGAACCAAAACAAACCATTAATGATAATAGAGTTGACTGCTACACCAAACTGCTAGAACTCTAACCTAATTGAAATTAGTTCGGTTTTAGAATTTCTGAACACATCTCCTGTCCAATTTTCCCTTAACTCACCAAACGGTCTCATAATTGTTCAGTTCAGTTGGTTTGATTAGTTCCTTTAGGTTCTAACTTCTTCCCTCAGGCAGCTATGCCATAGTTGATTGGAAATAGTATGCAAATATGTCGtggaatattatatttgtttcaattttcacCCGACAATTAGattgtttctttatttcacTTCACCTCTACCGAAGGCAGTACATCTTACAATAAAGTCATAATCCAATTGGGGCTATTTGGTACAAAAATCTGTTTCGTAACTCGGAGCCTACTAAGGCggtgattaaaaaaaaaaatttgccAGACGCTTTGGGTAGCTAGGAACTAGAATCCTGGTCCTTCTTTAAGGATGTAATTTAAGTAGGCTTATATGCCGCAGAGGTTCTCTTAATATTTGTCATAAAATTTAGCTTaaagctttgctttgggcatCTGTTAAAAACAACCCCCTTTTTATGCATGTTATATCCTTTTTTCATATATCTGGTACTGGAATATAGCACACAACGATGTTACGTACTTATAGTCTTATTCCTTGCCATATCCTTGCCAAATATTGATTTGATATTTGGAGGATGAAAAAGCCTTCTTCTCATAGttgttaaatttcaaattagagCTACCTGTTTTATTAGCGTGCGTTATACAACTTTCACCAATCATATTGGTTTGCTGGAATCGTATATGAAGCTATTtgtgtgatgtctcacattagttggggaggagaacaaaacaccatttattagggcgtggaaaccttcctctagcagacgctttttaaagctttgagaggaagcccgaaagggaaagccctaagaagacaatatctgctagtggtgggcttagggtcgttacaatttgAGTTTAATTGCAATGACACGATGGATAATatgcaacatttttttttaataataaatatcataGGGTGACAAAGCCTCCATTTATCCGTCATTGTAATGATTTGGCTACAATTCTGACCGAGTTTTTCACTTGTGGAATAGGAAAGCAATTTCTCTGATCCATACATTGTTTTTGAATGAGCAGCAATTCTTCATTGGAATGGTTTGTGAGAAAAGTACAAGATAGGATTGTTTTATGTGCTCTTAGGCGATTTGTTGTAAAAAGTGCAAACAAATCGAGGTGAGACTCTTAAACTTTTCAGACTTATtgtatgattaaaaataatgcagaacaaaggaattttttttttcttcttcttcttgcatAGAACTCCGATTTCCAAACCGAAATTCCCCAGtaaaattatgtaataatATGTAATAGTAATTTTTGAGTCTGAAGTAATTACTCTCATTGCAGTCATTCCTTCGAGTATTTAGATCAAGACGAAACGATAATATGTACTATGATTGGAGGAATTGATGCAGTCATTAAGGTGTCTCAAGGTTGGCCATTGTCGGATTCTCCTTTGAAACTCATATCTCTCAAGAGCTCAGACCATTATATAAAAGGAGTTTCTTTAAGCCTCATTTGCAAGGTGGAGGTAAGATGGCCCCCTATTTCCCTTCTagttttttagtttctattcATCTCTCTTTGATACCTGAAAAGCTAACTTGATCTAGTTAGTTTTAGCTTAATATATGATCTAGTCCCCTGCTATGagtatatttttcaatttagtttcGACTATTcaaaatgtttcaatttaATCCATTATGtttcactattttttaatttaattattgatgaTAAACTTATGTGGCATAATACTTGGTGAATTGACGGAAATTTAGATTGGTTAATGATAAGCTTATATGGCATAGTACTAAGTGATTAGACGAAaatttagggaaaaaaaatcatttaagaGAAGAAAGctcaaaatttcttcaacttAGTTTATCATTTAAGagaataatcttttttttcttttgaatttctgCGAACTAGTTTATCATCtactaattttaatgtttttggaTTAAATTGAAACTATTTAAACAATAGAGACTTAAttgaaaaagattaaaaaaagacaCTTGGGGATCTAGAACATATATGAGATATTTACCCAACCACTTAGGTTCTTATGGTTGTCATTAGGGTGTTGTTATACATGCATGCATTTTCATCCTCTGATTGTGTTGACATCCTTCAGAAAATGGCAAATTCCTTGGACGTTGGTCTTCGACACAATCTATCAAGCTTTGCAGATGCTGTTGAAAAGATAATGAAGGAGCAAATGCACTTAGAACTCCAATTTGACAGTGCTTTATGATGATCTTATTGgatatttcaaatttacaaTCACGCCAATTGAACACAACGAGATCCTATATCAGGTATGCAAACTGAACATCTATCTACTAATACAAGTGCCCAGTAACTGATCATTTTTCATGCTGAAAATTTTCGCTGGACTGCTCATtgctataatatatatattccttttGTTTGTATAGATTAAAGACTTTGTTGCTCTGTTGATaacatcatcattattattattgataattAGATTCTTTGTATCTTGCTCATAGCCGTCCCAAAATTATCTAGAGAATGTTAGGAATCTCAAACCTCCATAATgctatgatattatccactttgagcataaatcacgaacctccacaacagtatgatattgtccacaatggtatcatatatattccttttaaatgttagaaatcacgagaTCATTATAATTTACCAATTTTATTAAGTTTTGAATCTAAGGCTTTGAATTTGGGATCTTAGAAAACCAACCgaacaaaaattcaaccgaTTGAGATATTATACATTTATTCTAGCCTGGCCTAGGAGCTTGGAAGATAGATAGTATCCAAACAATTCAAGTTGATACCAATAAATGGGAAAATCTAGGAACTTGAGGGACATCTCATTTGTATCATTGTCCGTATCAACAATAATCAAATTACtcgcaattaaaaaaaaaaatctgtcaAAACAATTACAATTAATGAATCAGCAAAACCAAAACTAAAtgttggagagagagagagagagaaatctaGAAAACCTCAAACCTAGGTGTAAGCCAGTTTGTGTAGAAATTTGAATTGTATCCTCAAATGTTAGCTCTCGTAAGTTCCTTCCTTCTATCGATgaaaaaaaactatgaaatttgaattttgtaccTCATATAGATGATGAAAAAGCCAAAGCCAAAGCCAAAGCCAGTCTCCCTTGAACTTCATTTTGCCTTTTTGCAAATGGGCCCATCTTGTTTGCTTCTTCCAATAAATTGTACCCTCGCCATGGTTCCTGGACTGGAGTGGCCTGTGATCATCTGcttttaagttttgttttgtttattctGGTGCTAGGTAGTTAGAATTTGTGGTTGTACTAATAATAAGTCATTTGGGGGACCTAGAGACAATGGGGACCTcggaggaggaggtggaggaggaggaggaggagggagaACTCCCCATGTCCCTGGTTTTATGTAGGAGAAAAGTTCCAGAAAGAATGGTAACAAAACCGCATAATTCGGTTGCGATTTGTGATGCATTTTGTGAATCCCATTCCTGTAAGTAAAATTAAACCAGAccagagagaaggaaaataaataaaaataaaggattaggagagggagaaaacaaaacagacTTCACCATAGAAAGTTATTAGCTCTATTAACTACTGAGTgtactatatatatttgtgtgtgtatatatatatataaagccTCATCTACCCCTCTACTTAAACTAAGGATCAAGAGTAGCTGCACatggaatataaaaataaaattaaaaaaaaaaaaaacggttaatttctttttaaaacaaaaattagtcctgtagttttagaaaaatagaatttgttcttatgatttgataaataaaacttcacAAGGTTAATTATCTGTGTGCCACTAAGGTGACCTTTAATATTTTGGCTCATTGTGTGTGGGTTAGGTTGTGTCGTAGGGCTTTATTAAGCTATAGAGATCAAAttctatcttttaaaattataaaaactagatttttgtttttccccACAATCGATAgatattttctatttggttGATTGTGTGGACTCGGTAGCTTAATGGATAAACTACAAATGAAATGATGTAGGTAgtcttaaattttagaattttttagaagttctatcaaatttagaaatctattcaatataaaatttaaatttatatataataaataaataaattttcagaaattaagattttaatttaactgCCAATATATCCATATTTTCGAGTATAAATATAGACATGGTGCAAGTGCTGATCAATGTAAAAGTCTAAATGGCAAGGTTTtaagtggaaaaaaaaaaaaaaaaaaaaaaaaaaaaaNATGATCATACTGGCAAGAATGGTGAGTGATGTGAACATCACATAGTAAACAGGAGATACTACAGCAGTGTTAAAGGTATCCAGCGCCTGCAGAGAATTTAAACCAAAACTCAGACCTCTCTTAATGCTAAAATAGGAGATACTCATGCATTTCTAAACtttacaaagaaaaatggaCTAAAGCATCATTTTTTGTCCATGTAATTtgtgttttattcttttttatttcatgcACTTTCAATAAAGCCTAAAATTTACACtgttagcatttttttttttttttaatttagaaatatgatcaaatggtttctttttcttacataaaaattgttattattatttaattaattcgaTGAAAATTATGACTAGTCTATATACGTGTCTACACGTGAGAgttcaaacaaacaatttcaaaaaaaatatctagaATGTGATGAGATATGCAATTGCTTTGAGTTTCTCTAATAGCACCAATGCTACTTATATATTGAGAAACTTAAGTTTAGAAATGTAACATTGATTTTCATTGTaccaaataaaattgatgaaatattttttttaaaatagcaACAAAATATGACTTCAGTATTTTATCGATATATAttcctcaattttttttatcaatattttcataaacttagaatttaacatttttatcaaTATCAACAtagtatataatattatagaaTGGACGTCAATGACATCACATTACAATAAGaaattagtatatatatatatctatatatatatattaccaaACTAAAATGCTTCCTAAGATGGGTGAGTCCAAGATAAGTTATGGAAGAATAAAATGTACTTTTACCCATTGAAGTacttttcacaattttaatagtttttgaaaaataatccATAATcattttggaaattttaaaaatgttaaaactaCCCCTAGAATTATTGTAGTTTTCATTCAAAAGTAcccttttcaaatttcatctAAAATTTCTCTTTGTTGAAAGTATTAAAAACTAACGTTGTAATTCCTAGCTAACCAAATATAGTAAGTTGTTGTCTAGTAAAATTAACCAGGGTGTGCacaaatttattcaaacactTGTTCCACCTGCCTAAAGTGCTTGAGGAGGAATAAAAGGaatataaaaaagtattttgttgaaattttaaaaagtgctTTTacctaattaaaatattcaataataaaaaatagtttggaAATTCTtagaatagaaaataataataataataataataaaataataaaataaaataaaataaaataaaataaaaagcaatTTTGGTTGGAAATGAgtgtttttactttaaaaccatctttttcaattaatgCACAAACATGTCTTAAAATATGACcatattaattaatagaaaCAAACATGTCTTAAAATATGACCATATTAATGAATAGAAAtgtaagaataaataaaaatgaagttttGAGTAAGCAGGTTGTATGGACGTACCTTGTTTAAGTAGTTCACCTGCAAAATGCTACCTCCTAGCACGATGGCCGTAAAAAACCACGTCTCAAAGTACTTAAACTGATTCATTCCTGAAAATGTCAGCTTGAGTGCAATTCCAACTGCTTTGACGCTCATAACCTACAAATTAATTCGAAGTTGATTGAAGATATgagaaaaaaagattgaaatttataaaatgcaTGAATTTGAGTGATGATAAACTAACCGTAAGAGAACCCATGAGAGAACAAATTCCAACGTAAACAACCATGTGCGTTTGTCCATATTTTGGTACGTATCGAACAAGAACCACAATTAGAACCAAAACTATGATGGAGTATACTAAAAAACCTGGTAAGAACCAAATTATTGTGTTAATAATCTAATTGTGATTAAAGTACATGggtgaagtaaaaaaaaacaatggatgaagaaaaaaaaaatacaatggatgaataaaaataaattaccttCGGGTTGGTAAAAAAGGGGACAAAAGGTAATTTGGTTTCAACTTTATCCTTAATGTTTTAAAGGTAATTTTACCACCAACATTTTAATTTCCGTTATACAAGatattccatttaatttggtttCTCTGTTTAAAAAGCTTTATTTCACCtcccttttaattttggttaCATATTGTATTGGAACGGCCAATAATCCGTTCTAAAACAAGTTGAATGGTCGAggtaaaataaaactttttaaacatTACAGAAAAATCGAATTAAATTACACCcgtatgaaatattaatataatttaacacgataaaagataataatagaGAGGTCATgacataattataaataaataatcatgtAACAACCATGGAATTGTTACATTTTGGTCCAATGGTAAATCTAGAAGGAGATTTATAGAGTAATTGctaagaaaagggaaaattttattataatcatGAAATTAGTAAGTTGAAGCTCTCAATATTTACctatttcaacaaaaataaacctcacatcacaaaaatttaaaactgaTCAATGCATGACATTGAAGATGGAATAAATCTTTCAAAGATcacaattgtttttttaacaaaaaaaaatataactttaaCATCGTTTTTCTATAAAAGGTTCATTAATTTTGTActaaatatatagtttatatTCATTGAAAGCACGTGgaaatatttatgaatgatttttcaaaatgaaagtcaagtttaaggtaaaaaaaatgtcattccCTATTAAAAATGTGCCCAATCTTCGATCAAAACTACCcaattgggaagaaaaatgaGGATATTTTGAGTTTAATGGTGTGACAACTATGAAAAAACATGCAAACTCTGAAGCATGGAAATATAATATGGTGAAGTAAATGACAAACCTGGCTCTGTAGCAAGCATCCAAACTTCCTTGACAGATTCAATATTTCTCTCCTGTGGAGCATGCAAAACAATAGTTGTAGATCCCACCACACAAAGAACACACCCTAGCATTCCGAAGATGTGTAGCTTTTCCTCCAAAATGAAATGAGCGAGTACTGCACTGCATAATGGTGTCgcttaattaaattactcaaCTCCAAGAATACTTAAACGAACGCACTTAAATGGTGTGAGAGTTCTCTGTTTATAATCATTTcgagaatcaaataaatgaaaaaacaataaatggaTACAAGATATTTTCGTATCATGAAATAGCAAATATGAGGCTACGTTAATTCGTAATGAAAGACAAATATCTCGATATTTGCttataataaaagatcaaatatgatatatatggtaaactgtAGTTGAGGACTAAATATCCTTCCTTCCTGTGAATGTATTCCGTTCCTATGAGCACATTACAGATGTGTATATAGTATCTAAGCAttaaagtacaaaaaaaaaaaaaaaaagccttgAATTGATACATACCTGAAAATTATACTCAAAGCTCCCAAAGGAGTTACGAGAATTGCAGGAGCATATGCATAAGCAGCGAAATTAGCAATCTCTCCAACAATCACTACACAAAATGAAACAAACTGATTTGAAAGCAATATTATGTGTTTCTTGCCTCTTTGTTTTGGTAATTAAACAACAGAACCGTGAGAATTATGTTCTTCATTGTAATTACTAGTGAACCTGCAAATGCTCTTGCAGTTATCCAATTCCAAATCGCTCTTCTCAACAAATAATGACTCAAGAAGCCTTATAATGATAGAGAAACTCTGGAAAAATTCTCAGTCATTGTTAcgtttatgaacaaaatattacCAATACCTCAAAAGGTTGGAACAAGTTAGCCAAAAACGAGATTGTCCTTTCTTTTGGTAATTAAATACTAATATGTTTTTGCCTAGAGAAAGGGAATGAAGGACGAAAAGGAGAGGGATGCTCTACTTATTTGCACCTTATCTTGTAGCATTCATATTCTAATCTAAGGATGCTTCGACTTCCTAAGTCTTAACTCTACTAGGAATTGGAAAAAGAAGCACATCAAGAGATGAATCAGCTGGAAAAAAGAGATATTAAACAGACAGGAGCagattttgaaaacttttccGACAAATCTGAGTCAAGTGCAAGTGCAAGCGCAATAATGCTTTCATGAGAACTGCTGCTAGTTGTTAATCGAGGTTTGAACAGGATAAAATTATCACAAGTaaccaaataaatgaagaagaacTTACTACTGATCATTCCAGCCCACCACATAGGTTCATACAAGTACGAATATCCTCCTGAACCTGATCACACAAAAAGAAGTGCAATTAAACAGAAGACATGAAGAGAAAGTGCAAAAATATGGCGAAGAATTCTAGATAAAGTTCAAGATGTCGATCCGTAACCAACACAAAAGTCGCTATCAAATCAGTAACAACACacatttcttcaacttttacGTAAACGTGAAATTCAACCAATAGATGCAATACATCAAATCGAAACTCAGAGGCGATCGAAAATGCTAGAAGCAACCAAACCTGCTCTGTTTCCAACTGCACCGGCTTTCATAAGACCTTTCTTCTTGATAATGAAGCTACTACCGATGAAGATACTCGAAGAGACGGCGAGAATGAAGCCATGGACGTTATCGGAAGATATTCCCATAGCttatacaaacaaaaaagaaagactcAGTGAAAATCTTCCAATGCCGAAATAGACGATCCGGTAAGTTCCTGCGGACATGAACAAATTCCTTTAGAGAGAAAGCAAACGACGAATGCATTACTATTAGTGAGTGAAGCTAATTGCAGATACAGAAATGGCGAAAATGACAGAAATTAAACCTTCATAGCATCAAATTGTTGATGGATTTGGAAGCTGGAGATTGAGGAAGGAACGATTCGGATACGAAAGTGAACGGAATCGGAAAGGAGATGAAGTGgcagagagggagaga
This portion of the Cucurbita pepo subsp. pepo cultivar mu-cu-16 chromosome LG08, ASM280686v2, whole genome shotgun sequence genome encodes:
- the LOC111799562 gene encoding probable magnesium transporter NIPA2, which codes for MGISSDNVHGFILAVSSSIFIGSSFIIKKKGLMKAGAVGNRAGSGGYSYLYEPMWWAGMISMIVGEIANFAAYAYAPAILVTPLGALSIIFSAVLAHFILEEKLHIFGMLGCVLCVVGSTTIVLHAPQERNIESVKEVWMLATEPGFLVYSIIVLVLIVVLVRYVPKYGQTHMVVYVGICSLMGSLTVMSVKAVGIALKLTFSGMNQFKYFETWFFTAIVLGGSILQVNYLNKALDTFNTAVVSPVYYVMFTSLTILASMIXF